In the genome of Fibrobacter sp. UWR3, the window CACCGCGGGCGAACGCAGCGCCCTCCGGCAAAAAACGCAAAGCCTGTTCGTACTCGGCGAGCAGGAACACCGCCAGATTGTGCGCTTCCAGGAATCGAAGGCGCTTACCGCAAAGCAGTCCCGCGACGGCTGGTACAACAGCATGTTCCTCGTGGAGCGCAACCGCCTGAAGGACAGCGTAATCGCAAGCCCCAAGAACCTCTTCCTCGAAGCAGGCGAAATCGCAGCCGCCAGCGGGAACAGGAGCATCCCGCTGCTCGTTGCCGACCTGGATTATGCCATCAAGTACTTTACCGACTCGACCCTCGTGAACTACAGGCTCCAGGATTACCACCTGCTGCTCGCCGGCCTCCCCGTTACCGAAGTGCGCTCGTCGAAGGTAAAGGTTGCCTACGACCCGTTCTTCACGGCAACTACCCGCAACACGCTCCCGAGCGTCGAGATTTGCGCCGCGGGCAAGTGCAACGCGGTACAGCCCGGCAGCGAAACCGAAATCGAATTCGCCACGGCGGGCATGCAAGAAATCACGGTAAAGATGCGTTCCGGAAACCTGAACGTAAACCAGACTCTCAAACTGGAGGTAAAGTAACATGAACAAGCTCTACCGCATCGCATCTGCAATCGCCTTCGCGCTTGCCTCCGCAGGCACCGCCAGCGCAACGCACACGGATTTTCACTTCTTTGAAAAGGCCTCCGGCAATTGCATTTCGAAGTCGCCCTCGCCCGTATTCTCGAAGTGCTACGATTCCGCTGGCGAGAAGGTTTCCACCAACACGGTCCCGATGGTGCGCTTCCGCGTCATCGACCCGGTCGTCGACGAGTCGGCCCGCTTCAAGATTGCGCTCAGCCGCCCGTTCTTCATTATCGACGGCATCCACCTGAGTACCGACGAGGCACGCACCCTCGACCAGCTGCACGAAGAGACCGAGGCGTTCGGCATTCCGGGAATCCTCACTGCACTCGGCTACACGCCCGTACTGGTTCAGTTCCAGGAGACGGTGCGCGCGCCGCTCCAGACGAACGCGACCTTCCTCGCCGACCTCTTCGGCTACCTGAACAGCAACGCGAACATTCCCTTCTTGAACAAGACCGAGGACGGATTCATCGTGCTCGGGATTAGCCAGGGCGGAATCCTCGGGCGCTACGCTTCGTACCTGTACGATTCCAGGCGCAAGCCGGGCGATGCACCCGTGCGCCTGTACGCCTCGCTCGATTCGCCCCACCAGGGTGCGGTAATGCCCCGCGGGCTCATCTCCACGCTCGACTTCTGGGCGAACAAGGCGGCCGTGCCTGCGGCAGAGGCGTTCAACGACCTCATTACCTCGCCGGGCGCGCGCGACCTGCTGCTCTACGATACCGAAGCGGGCAACGGCACCTACGAGGTAAAGACGAGCACGGACAGGTTCCTGTTCGGCGAATACCGCAAGGCGGCAAACTACAAGGGGTTCCCCGCGGTACTCATCGCGCAGGGGCAAATGAAGGGCAAGTCGCCCGAGCACGCAAAAACGTACTACAGCCTCAACAGGGCCGCAAAGAGGGGCAGCGAGCCCTGGGGCAGGGCAGAAAGCCGCATGATGGCCAGCACCTCCGAAAGCGAGGAATTCTCGCACAATCACGTGTACAAATTCCTTGACCAGAACAAGACGGCAGGCCCGAAGGGAACCGCGAGCCACGACTTTATCCAGGGCAGCACCTACCCCTTCGCGCGCACCATCTACAAGGCGCTCCGCGAAGGCATGCTGGATGCCATTCCCGACGACATGAAATTCACCATAGGCATATCCAACATCGGGTATACCATCGAGTTCGACAACGTGTGGGATGCCGACACGCTCTACCAGGCGAGCAGCACGTTTATCCCGACGGCGAGCGCCATCGACCTGCAATGCGACGGCGACCTTGCCATCCGCAGCGACTGCGCGTTCAGCAAGTCGCATGAAGGTTTCCCGTTCGAGGCGCCCGGAGCACAGTCCACCGCCGGTTCCGTGTACGCGGTAGATGCAAGCCACCCGCGGTTTGGCGAGCCCATCAGCGGGCGCCATATTGAGCCGCCGGTAAATTCGGACGGCAAGATTGACAGCACCGTGCTCAAGGGAATGCAGACCGACGTGTGGCGCCTGCTCTGCGAGGTGGCAAAACTCGACTACGACACCACGCAAAAGCAGTTCCGCAACGCGAAACTCACCGGAATCTTCTCGCCCGCTACAAGCTGCATGGACAATTCCAAGATGCCCGAGATTATCGCGAACGGTGGAATTCTGCAGACAAAGCGGTTCGGCTACATGCGATACGACTACAACGCCGATGCCACCGAGAGCGACGAGGAAGTACAGTTCCGGCTCCCCTCCGGCTGGCAGCGGGTAATGACCATCGACAATGCGAAGGACGTACCCGAGGGGGCGATCTTCGAGGTCGAAATCAGGGTGAATAACCCGAAGAGCAACTGGATGAAGGCGGAACTTTTGCTGACACCGAACAAGAGCGGCGGTGGACAGGTGCAACTCGACGAACTGAATGTAAAGCAGGACGGCAACTTCCACGCGATTCGCTGGCAGATGCCTACCGCAAAGGGCGCGATGGCAAAGTACCGCTGGTTTCGCCTGGTGCTCAACAGCAACGGGGGCGATGTTACCCTCAGGAACGCAAGGCTGATTACCTCGGCCAGGGTGTTTGGCGAAAAGCCTGCGGCAATCAGGGGCGCCGACATGTTCCCGGCAATCTACCCGCTCGTGAACTGGAACGAATCTACCGGCATCGAGACCGGCAAGGTCCTGAACGTCGACGCAACGACATTTACCTTCAAGGAACGCTACGCAGGCATCCATCTTGATTTCGGTGGAACGTTCTCGTTTGACAACTACAAGGAACTGAGCGTCGAGTACCTGGGCGGCACCTGCCAGAACAGCGAGGTCTATTTCGGTACAAATTCGCACGGAAAGGCGAATCTTGGTAACAACTCGGTGCAAAATGCGTTTGTTACCAAAGTTTTACCCCTACCTGAAATCGTCAACACGCGCGTTACCGCAGGTAACGGCTATTCCGCGTCGCGCTTGACCTTGCAAGCCCTGAGGGCGAACGAGACCTGCGTCATCCGCGCCATAAAACTGCAATAAGCGGCTATTGACGAGTAACATCAAATAAGATAACTTTCAGAAAACACATACATACAGCGCCGGGGGCGACCCCGGCCAAGGGATGTTACAATGAGAACAAACAAGACATTCATGCTTGCGGCAAGCAAACTCGCGGCAGGTATCGCCGCCGCCTTCGCGCTGACCGGGTGCATTCCGCCCCAGATGCAGTCGATGGGGGCAGCGCCGCTCCCCGCATACCACCAGCCGAAATCCACTCCGGATGGCGAAAAGCAGATTACCCTTTCTGCCGACGCCTACGGGACCTTCGCGGCTTCCGGATTCAACGTGGAGCAGGTGAACGCGGGCGGCGGAGCGCTCAGCTTCGAGTTCCACCCCGCGGGGGCGATTTCCCCGCTGTTCGTGAACGCGAGCGTCGCGGGAATCGCGGGCACGCTCCAGTTCGGGTGCAACGACGTTCCCTGCAACTTTGACGGCTACAACGCCTGGCTCGATTCCAAGGACGGCGACGAGGACTATACGTTCTGGAACCTGCAGGAACGCATTGTCGCGGGTGCAGAATTCAACCTCGGGAACCACCTGTTCCTGGGAGCCGCGGGCGGTATCCAGTTCTACCAGGGCGGAGGCGATTACGAAAGCAAGCGCGAACGCCTGGAAGACGCAAGGCTCGTGGAAAACCTGGACGAGAGGGCCGACTGGAGGCCCACCGCTTCCCTGTGGTTCGGCCCGCGCCTCGGTGAAAGCGCAGGCTCGCTCGCCATCGAGTACGGCGTCACCTTCGCGGACAAGGTGAAGGAATGGAACACGACGCTCGGAATCTCGTATTTCCACCCGAGCGGATTCCACGGCACCGTCTACACGAACACCAACACCTCCTTCGCGGTATCGCTCGGGAAGTCGTTCCAGTTCTAGAATCACTCCTACAAAACAAAAAAACTGCATGGTTTGTACCGTGCAGTTTTTTCATATCATCAAGTCAATTACTTCATCTTGATTTTCATCTCGAAGACCTGGCGGCCTTCATCGTCCTCAATCTTCATGTAGGTCGCACCCATCTTGTCGGCACGGAAAATGCGCACTTCCTGACCCTCGTGCGTCTCTCCCATAAAGTGCACCTCGAGCATCGAAGGAATGCAGAGTTCCAGATCTTCCGAAGAGAACACGTTCAGCGCGAGCTTTACGTACTCGATGTTGTTCATGTGGTGCGACATGTCGATATGCTGGGGCAGCACCTTCTGGCGGTAAACCTCCACGTATTCCGCGGGTTCCACCGGGAACTTCGTGAACTTGTTGTCCATGAACGGCTCCGGGGCGCCTTCCGTCGGGAAACCGACCGCAGAAAGTTTCACGGGGCGGTGGCGCTGCAAATCCAGGCAGCACGCTTCCTGCACGGCGAGGATAATCGGTTCGCCTTCCAGCGTGGTAATGGCCGTATTCTCGTATGTGCGGATAGGCGCGTTATCGGCGGGGAACGACGTGGTAACCACCTTGTCGCGCCAGAACGGGCGCTGGAAGAACTTGAATTTCGCCTTGTAGATAACCCAGTAGGCGCCCTTCTCGTGAACACAGAAGTTATCCTGCCTGATGGCGCCGAAATTCTCGGTGAAGTTGTCCTGCACCATGAGCACCGTCTGCGCGATGCCCATCTTGCCCGAGACGTCGATGTATGCCGACGTGATAGTGCGCTGTTTCTGGAAAACCAGCGGATTCTTTGCAAGTGCGTAAATATCAATCATATCTTGAATATATAAAATAAAGCCCGAGCGCAACGGCACGCGGGCTTACTTTACGTGACCTTGGACCTCGCAATAACACGCAAATTTACGCTAGATTTTCTTGAGCACGAGCAGGTGGCCGGGCGCCTTCGCGGGGTCAAGACGCACGAAGTTCCTGTTGCCGCGCCATACGAAGCTCTCGTCGGTAATCAGGTCCTTCAAGAAGAAGAACGAATCCTGCGAAAGACCGAGCTTTGCCATGTCGAGTTCCACCATGCCTTCCTGCGCGTTGTCCATGTCCATGTTGCATACGCACAAGATAACGTCGTCACCAGTCTTCTTGGAATAGACCATCAGCTGGTCGTTCGCGCAGTAGTGGAAGTCCAGGTTGTCGTATTCCTGCAGGGCAACGTGTTCCTGGCGGGCGGTGTTCACGCGGCGCACAAAGTCCTGGATACCCGGGCCCTTCCAGTTGTGGACCTTGTACTGGTACTTTTCGCTGTCGGCAAGTTCTTCCTTGACCGGCGAGGGGATGTTTTCGCACAGCTCGTAGCCGTTGTACATGCCGGTGAGGCTCGAAAGCGTACCCGCGAGGAAATAGCGCTGCTTGAACGCGTTCGGACCCTTGTACGCGAGGTACTTCGGGAAAATATCCGGCGTCGTCGGGAAGAAGATTCCGCGCATGTATTCCTTCGCATCGCTCTGCGTGAGTTCCTTGAGGTACTGCTCGAATTCCCACTTGGCGCTACGCCAGGCGAAATACGTGTAGCTCATGTCGAAACCCGACTTTGCAAGGCGGTGCATCATCTTCGGGCGGGTAAAGGCCTCGGCGAGGAAAACGAGTTCCGGGCGCTTTTCCTTCACGTCGGCGATGAGCCATTCCCAGAACGGGAACGGCTTGGTGTGCGGGTTGTCGATACGGAAAATCTCGATGCCCTTGTCGGCCCAGAACAAGATAATGTTCTCGATTTCCTGCCACAGCGCCTTGTAGTTGTCGTTGTAGTAGTCGAACGGGTAGATGTCCTCGTACTTCTTGGGCGGGTTTTCCGCAAACTTGATGCTGCCGTCCGGTTCGTGGTAGAACCATTCCGGGTGGCTCTTCACATACGGGTGGTCGGGGCTGCAGTTGAGCGCAATGTCGAGCGCGAGGCGGAGTCCCTTGCTGCGGGCGGTCTTCGCGAAATGCTCGAAGTCCTTCATGCTGCCGAGTTCCGGGTCCACGTCGTAGTGGCCGCCGTTCTTGTTACCCACGGCATACGGGCATCCCGGTTCAATCGGCTTACCCTTCTTGTCGGTCTTTGCATGCAGGGCGTTGTTCGCACCCTTGCGGTTCGTGACGCCAATCGGGTGGATAGGAACTAGATAAACGGTATCGAACCCGAGACCCGCGATGTAGTCGAGTTGCTTTTCGCAGTCCTTCCAGGTGGCACTCTTCTTGGGGTCGGTGCCCTGGCTCTTGGGCCACATCTCGTACCACGTGCCGATGCGGCTGTAGGTCGGGTCCACGCGGAGCATCATCACCGGGCTTTCGGTCGGCACGTCCTTCGGGGCTATTGTCCACGCGCAAATCTTGTATTCGTAGTAGCCGATGTTGTTGACCGTGAAGGAGCCTTCCCACTGGTCGTTGTCCACGAAGTGCATGGGAGCCTTCTCCCACTTCTTCTTGCTCACGTGGCGGTAGAAAATCGCGGCGTCGTACTTTTCGTGACTGTGGCGGAAGATGTCCGCGGTGAGCGTGACGGTATCGCCCGGTTCACGCTTGAGCATAAAACGCCCACCTTCAATCTGGGGGCGGATGTTTTCAATGACGAGATTGTCTTTACGTGTAGGGATTGTAGCCATAGTGAGTGAAAAAATAGCAATAAAAAAGGGCCGCGAGTGCGGTCCCTTGAAAATCCGGTTTCATGCCACGATTAACGGCGGGAAGCGCGTTCGCGTTCCTTCTCGCGTTGGCGGCGACGCTTTTCGGTATCGTCCGGGAAAAATTCCGGCAGGGCATAACCGATGGCAATGCCGAACACGATACCCGTCTTGTTCATACCGTCCTCGTTAACGACGGAAGAGATAATCTTCGAACTACCCGCAGACTGGTAGCGCAGGCTCGGGTTTTCTTCCGGAGTATCCTTCGCGAGTTCCGGAGCGTAGTACATACCCACGGAGAACTGCAGGTAGTACCATTCGTTCGTGAGGTAGGTAATCAGGACATCGAACTGGAAACCGTTGACCGTGATAATCGGGCGAACGCCATCGGCATCCGGTTCCACGCTGTGGTCGAAGTAGACCGTACCGTAGGAGGCGGAAACACCCAGGTGAAGCGGGTTCTTGGGGAACAGGTAGTAGTTGAGACCCACCTTGTAGCCGTAACCACCTTCGAGTTCAATGCCCTCGAAGTCGTTGTCGTCACCCTTGAAAAGCATACCGCCCGAACCATAGAGAGCAAGTCCCCAGCGGGTAATGTACTCGGCACCGATACCGAAGCCCATGCCCATACCGGTTTCACCCATGAACGGGTAGCGGGAACCCATACCGACCTGGAAAACCAAGCGGTCCTTGAGCCAGTTACGACGGCGGAGCGAGTTCGCGTATTCGTCCTGGCGCTGTTCCTCTTCGAACTTCTTGCGGGCTTCCATGTCCTGCTTCTGCGCAGCAGTGAGGGAAGGGCCTTCAGCATCTTCAAAGTCGCTGTCGTCGTCAGACGCCATGGCAGCACCCGAACCACCCTCTTCGGATGCAGCAGCGGGAGCAGACTCAAAGTCGCTATCATCAAAT includes:
- a CDS encoding acyl-[acyl-carrier-protein] thioesterase, whose amino-acid sequence is MIDIYALAKNPLVFQKQRTITSAYIDVSGKMGIAQTVLMVQDNFTENFGAIRQDNFCVHEKGAYWVIYKAKFKFFQRPFWRDKVVTTSFPADNAPIRTYENTAITTLEGEPIILAVQEACCLDLQRHRPVKLSAVGFPTEGAPEPFMDNKFTKFPVEPAEYVEVYRQKVLPQHIDMSHHMNNIEYVKLALNVFSSEDLELCIPSMLEVHFMGETHEGQEVRIFRADKMGATYMKIEDDEGRQVFEMKIKMK
- a CDS encoding maltotransferase domain-containing protein, which produces MATIPTRKDNLVIENIRPQIEGGRFMLKREPGDTVTLTADIFRHSHEKYDAAIFYRHVSKKKWEKAPMHFVDNDQWEGSFTVNNIGYYEYKICAWTIAPKDVPTESPVMMLRVDPTYSRIGTWYEMWPKSQGTDPKKSATWKDCEKQLDYIAGLGFDTVYLVPIHPIGVTNRKGANNALHAKTDKKGKPIEPGCPYAVGNKNGGHYDVDPELGSMKDFEHFAKTARSKGLRLALDIALNCSPDHPYVKSHPEWFYHEPDGSIKFAENPPKKYEDIYPFDYYNDNYKALWQEIENIILFWADKGIEIFRIDNPHTKPFPFWEWLIADVKEKRPELVFLAEAFTRPKMMHRLAKSGFDMSYTYFAWRSAKWEFEQYLKELTQSDAKEYMRGIFFPTTPDIFPKYLAYKGPNAFKQRYFLAGTLSSLTGMYNGYELCENIPSPVKEELADSEKYQYKVHNWKGPGIQDFVRRVNTARQEHVALQEYDNLDFHYCANDQLMVYSKKTGDDVILCVCNMDMDNAQEGMVELDMAKLGLSQDSFFFLKDLITDESFVWRGNRNFVRLDPAKAPGHLLVLKKI